Within Paeniglutamicibacter psychrophenolicus, the genomic segment TTGCGCCCGGCCGAGGTAGAGAAGACCGGCTGGTGGAAGGTGACGACGTTCCACTTGGATTCGCTGGTTTCCAGCACGTGGTCAAGCCAGGCGCCCTGGAACTCGGTCCAGAGGCGGGCGACCTTGGTTGAGGGGCAGTCGGTTCCGGCGCAGGCCGGAAGGTTGTCCGGGGTCAGGAACGCGGTGTCGCGGGTGGCGTTGATGGTGATGAAGCGGGTGTCCTGGTAGTCGGTGAAGTACACGGTCTCGGCGGCGAACTCGGCCCAGTGGGCAAAGTAGGCGGCGTACTGGCGTGCAACCTCGGTGTCGCCCACGGCGAGCTCTGCCATGGCGCCGATGGTCTCGGTGTCCGGGTTGTTGTGTGGGTATTCGAAGTTGGCCTTCCAGGCGGCAAGCTTCTTGTCTCCGGAGTATTCGTGGTTGCCGGGGGCGGCCATGACGTTGGTGGTTGCCGCGGACTTGGCCATGCCTGAGAACCAATTGAGCCACTGGGTCTCGTTGCTGCCGGTGTCGATCAGGTCGCCGGCGTGGACCGAGCCGATGGAGTTCGGCGCCTTGGCCTCGGCCTGGCGCACGACCTCGGGCCAGGTTGAATCCAGGCCGATCTGTGCATCCCCGTAGTAGATGAACTGGAAGTCCTTGGACTTGGGATCGGCGGTGGAGAATTCGTGCCATTCGCTCCAACTGCCCTCAAGCCCTACCCGGTAGCTGTAGGCGGTCGCGGGGGACAAGCCGTCAACCGTGGCCGAGTAGTGCGGCTTCGGGTTGTTGTTCACCGTGCCGGCCAGGTAGGCATCCACGCTGCGGGTTTGGCCACCTGCGGCCGGGCGGATCTGCACCTGGCCGCTGGTCTGCGAGGCATCCCCGGCGAGCCAGGAGAAGGACTGGGAGGTTTCGGGCGTGGTGGTGGGTGTCAGGATGACGCGAGTGGGTGGTGCGGCAACGGTTTCGCCGACCCTGGCCAGGCGGATGGAGGGGACATCGAGGAAGATGTCCGAGCTGGTCTCGCGGTCCTGGTAGAGGGCAATGGCCACGGTGTTGGTGCCATCCACCAAAAGCTCGGGATCGGCATGGAAGGTGTTGGCCACCGGGTCGCCGTTGCTGGTGCCGGCGTACTCCTGGTTCTTGGTGCCGGTGGCGCGATCGTCAAGGAATCCGGCAACCTTGGTGCCGTTGATCCAGACGGCCAGGGCGTCGTCGTGGACGACGTCACCGATGATGTCGCCGACCTCCGCCGCGACGCCCTGACCGAGTTCGAAGGTGCTGCGGAAGAAGTAGGTGGGGATCGTTGGCGCGGCGGCGCCGTCCAGGTAGTGGTTGAGCAAGGTGGCCGGGGTGTGCGGGCCAACGGCCGAAAGCTTGCCGTTCTTGGCTCCAAAGCTTCCCTTGGCGCTCTTCCACCCGGCATCATCGAATCCTGGGGTGGTCCAGGCGCGCATTGCGCCGGAGCCTGCCGCGGGGTCCGAACCGTCATCGAGGTACTGCCAGGTCGTGTCGGTCGTCGAGACGACCGGGTCGGTGGGAACCGCCGGAGCGGCAAAGGACGGCACGGGTGCGGCAAGCGCACCGCCGAGCACGGCGAGCAGCACGGCCGAGGCAATGCCCCGCTTGTGCCGGCGCGCCGGAGTCTGGGTCTGGGTCATGTTTTCCTTCATGTGGGGATGCGAGAGCCATGCGCGCCTGGGCAAGATCCGCCGTTGCGCAAGTGCTGCCGGTTACGGGCCCCGGGACAATGCCGGTGCACGCATGGAATCCCAACGTATCGATGGCGTATGTCGTTCTGTTCGCGTTCACATGGACGGGCGGTAAACCCCGGGTGACTGGTGGTTCATGGCACCGGACAGCAATGGGCAGTCCGAGGGAAGGTTGATTCCAGTTGCTGTTCCCCTTCCGGGAATATGGGCGGAAAATATCAACTAGATAGAGGTTGGATTGCAACGACGCTAAGGAGGCCATGATGGACAAGGAAATGCCGGACGTCGGGGGAGTGGGCCCGATCGTCGTCGGGGTGCTGCCCAAGCAGCCCCGGCGCGTGGTGCTCGAGGCGAGAACGCTGGCGGAGGGTTTGGGGGCACCGTTGGTCTTTGCCTATGTGGAGATCAACAGCTACCTGGTCGAATGGGAATTGAAGGAAGACATTCGCGGCAACTCCTTGCACCCCCAGGACATCGACGAGGACATGACCGAGGACGCACGGGACATCCTGCGGATCCTGGACAGCGCCATGGCCGGTTCGAAGATTTCCTGGTCTTTCCGCGTGCTGGCCGGGGACCCCGGCAAGGCGCTGGCGCGGCTGGGCAGTGAGCTGCATGCGCGCATGATCGTGGTTGGCACCCGGCACCAGGGCGTGGGCGCCCGGCTGTCGGAACTGCTCAACGGAACAACCGCCCACCGCGTGATCGCCCACCAGAAGCTGCCGGTCGTGGTGATCCCGGTGCACCACGAGGCCCATTGATTCAACGGTCTATCGATTTGTCGGAGTGTTCGGGCCCGTGGCCAGGCTTGCCCTGGGGCCCGAACGCAACAAGGGCATTGCCTGGCCGCAACTTGCTAATGAGAATCATTCTTAGTTATTGTGGCTGGTGTGACTCTCATACTTGTAACTTCGCTTGAAGCCCACGTCCGAGACAAGGCGCTGGACGCATTGGTGGCGACCAATCCGGAGGCAATGGTGGTTCGCCACGACTTGCTCGAGGGCGAACGGGTGCTGCGCCGCGTGTCCCGCGGTGCGGTCGCAGTAGAACGCACCGAAATTGCGCTGGAGCATGGCTGCCTCACCTGCACCGTGAGGCTGGATGTGGTGCCCACGGTCACTCGAGTCCTCGACGCCGCGCCCAGGGACGTTTTCGTGGGACTGCCGCCAAGCGTGAACGCCGGCATGGTGCTGGAGATTCTCGGGCCGCAGTTGGCCCTGCGGAG encodes:
- a CDS encoding universal stress protein, with the translated sequence MDKEMPDVGGVGPIVVGVLPKQPRRVVLEARTLAEGLGAPLVFAYVEINSYLVEWELKEDIRGNSLHPQDIDEDMTEDARDILRILDSAMAGSKISWSFRVLAGDPGKALARLGSELHARMIVVGTRHQGVGARLSELLNGTTAHRVIAHQKLPVVVIPVHHEAH
- a CDS encoding FN3 domain-containing metallophosphoesterase family protein, which codes for MTQTQTPARRHKRGIASAVLLAVLGGALAAPVPSFAAPAVPTDPVVSTTDTTWQYLDDGSDPAAGSGAMRAWTTPGFDDAGWKSAKGSFGAKNGKLSAVGPHTPATLLNHYLDGAAAPTIPTYFFRSTFELGQGVAAEVGDIIGDVVHDDALAVWINGTKVAGFLDDRATGTKNQEYAGTSNGDPVANTFHADPELLVDGTNTVAIALYQDRETSSDIFLDVPSIRLARVGETVAAPPTRVILTPTTTPETSQSFSWLAGDASQTSGQVQIRPAAGGQTRSVDAYLAGTVNNNPKPHYSATVDGLSPATAYSYRVGLEGSWSEWHEFSTADPKSKDFQFIYYGDAQIGLDSTWPEVVRQAEAKAPNSIGSVHAGDLIDTGSNETQWLNWFSGMAKSAATTNVMAAPGNHEYSGDKKLAAWKANFEYPHNNPDTETIGAMAELAVGDTEVARQYAAYFAHWAEFAAETVYFTDYQDTRFITINATRDTAFLTPDNLPACAGTDCPSTKVARLWTEFQGAWLDHVLETSESKWNVVTFHQPVFSTSAGRNEPILREVWVPVFEKHNIDLVLMGHDHTYARGYVNADATDTEGLTTGPVYTVANSGAKHYNLETDEKNVWTLNGATQVLRGAGVTTYQVIDVSADKMVYRSYIAEKTANATTDLPVGALYDEFTITKTDKGSKWVTEAGMEPPATHACLENRSENAGTNNGKGAEKRNPNGNSNNGNNSNRPLCAIGPK